A section of the Bradyrhizobium oligotrophicum S58 genome encodes:
- a CDS encoding PQQ-dependent sugar dehydrogenase yields the protein MSNLNARHVAPLLTALLLGTSAFGLAGCNEGGDPKAEVGGNVKLPPLTQYLLPPMNVATVVGWKQGETPKVAPGLKIEALAIGLQHPRSLYTLPNGDVLVVESKAPPPPPARRPKDIVMAFVESWATSGGSTGASNRVTLLHDANGDGIPEQKSVFIDHMNSPFGVALVGNDLYIANTDAIVRYPYTPGETQMKDPGTTLISLPGGPIDHHWTKSLTASPDGRLLYVGVGSNSNITENGIEAEKNRAAILEVDRSSGRWRIFASGLRNPNGLSFEPQSGALWTVVNERDEIGPDLVPDYMTSVKDGGFYGWPYSYYGQHVDPRVKPQRPDLVEKAIVPDYALSSHVAPLGMTFYTANTLPQTYRGGAFVGEHGSWNRTPLNGYKVVYVPFSAGKPNGEAQDVVTGFLNDQNEARGRPVGLAVDKTGALLIADDVGNTVWRVTASGS from the coding sequence TCCCAAGGCCGAGGTCGGGGGCAACGTCAAGCTGCCGCCGTTGACGCAGTATCTGCTGCCGCCGATGAACGTCGCCACGGTGGTCGGCTGGAAGCAGGGCGAGACTCCCAAGGTCGCACCGGGCCTGAAGATCGAGGCGCTCGCCATTGGCCTGCAGCATCCGCGCTCGCTGTACACCCTGCCCAATGGCGACGTGCTCGTGGTGGAATCCAAGGCACCGCCGCCGCCGCCCGCAAGACGGCCGAAGGACATCGTCATGGCCTTCGTGGAATCGTGGGCGACGTCGGGCGGCAGTACCGGAGCGAGCAACCGCGTCACGCTGCTGCACGACGCCAACGGCGACGGAATCCCCGAGCAGAAAAGCGTCTTCATCGACCACATGAACTCGCCGTTCGGCGTCGCGCTGGTTGGCAACGACCTCTACATCGCCAACACCGACGCCATCGTCCGCTATCCGTACACGCCCGGCGAAACCCAGATGAAGGACCCGGGCACGACGCTGATCTCGCTGCCCGGCGGCCCGATCGACCACCATTGGACCAAGAGCCTGACGGCGAGCCCGGACGGCCGGCTGCTCTATGTCGGTGTCGGCTCCAACAGCAACATCACCGAGAACGGCATCGAGGCGGAGAAGAACCGCGCCGCCATCCTCGAGGTGGATCGCAGCTCCGGCCGCTGGCGCATCTTCGCGAGCGGACTGCGCAATCCGAACGGGCTGAGCTTCGAGCCGCAGAGCGGCGCATTGTGGACGGTGGTCAACGAGCGTGACGAGATCGGCCCCGACCTCGTGCCGGACTACATGACGTCGGTGAAGGATGGCGGTTTTTATGGCTGGCCGTACAGCTATTACGGCCAACACGTCGATCCGCGCGTGAAGCCACAACGGCCGGACCTCGTCGAGAAGGCGATCGTCCCGGACTACGCGCTAAGCTCCCATGTCGCGCCGCTCGGCATGACCTTCTACACGGCCAATACTCTGCCACAGACCTATCGTGGCGGCGCCTTCGTCGGCGAGCATGGCAGTTGGAACCGCACGCCGCTGAACGGCTACAAGGTCGTCTATGTGCCGTTCTCGGCGGGCAAGCCGAACGGCGAGGCACAGGACGTCGTGACTGGCTTCCTCAACGATCAGAACGAGGCACGGGGCCGGCCAGTCGGCCTCGCTGTCGACAAGACCGGCGCGCTTCTGATCGCCGATGATGTCGGCAACACGGTCTGGCGCGTCACCGCATCTGGCAGCTAA